From one Musa acuminata AAA Group cultivar baxijiao chromosome BXJ2-6, Cavendish_Baxijiao_AAA, whole genome shotgun sequence genomic stretch:
- the LOC135615790 gene encoding uncharacterized protein LOC135615790 has protein sequence MASKGFPSKKRGVKSSSELISDRADPKDHDVIRSRAHIERKERSYFMANGNQQTKISKHTPSAYISDVKGLLSTGVLDGLSVTYKKDEGKIHGIISFAGYRCGCSSCNYNKVLSALEFEKHAGVTSKNQNDHIFLDNGISIYKLVRNLKNRHIKLGSLDKVIEKEFQIQPNKEHFENWKASFQVNINQKETNKDVDETQLNHLETRTADHSVQGLFGVAVRSGTNSARDVTMKSSSSRPLEEYCHSLVSSVTPSSKYLWSTVEDNAHIGSNFISNFRSLGSTENSGDLTPNVCMKPSFPVPPSNGITHVASSLNENSIYPQLGMVGIINSVLPMKTSPLGLAKEISHTTPRFTVESIFLRPAEYEFGSDPIMTMETSSFQTVIEASAHLASNVASNVCSSNSGLEDQNYPDPVMDELLSLTQPTDVVSEITLNQSSSGPANENDIDPTPTIFTEPGSSVPAVQESAHLFSGLSSSLCKDSDLPEHDACIKQLQSLCILDDQSRLAKRMLTLPDLPYLSNSNGNQLKLNVTAQGGSKQRDCSLHQLIFKENGLPNGSKLAYCVKGEKIKTGYKFRNGLICDCCNVEMSPSQFEVHAGFHKRRQPYRHIYTSDGITLHELSIALFNSRNLTSSCSEMSCTICGTGGELVSCDGCTKSFHTVCLELQSVPDSGWYCSCCMDLRVRSGSAIPSSGAIRSYKLRSRLILKAETDQLLCCTLCKDSSFILNVFDAKTIIFCAQCEREYHIGCLKYHGVCDLKEVPMECNWFCCEDCDVIHASLRKLVNNGENFVPYWLLSMLKRNSSLGEFADDREADIHWQILSGKYVRDDLLFHKIIGLFHEAFDPIVEGGQDLLSAMVHAEDVAGKLLGGVYCTIITVKSVIISAGLFRVFGRNVAELPLVVTHEKYRGKGYFRVLFSLVERVLYHLEVDHLIVPASKEVQSLWKDKLGFVEMAEERLQAHLKDYPLVMFETTTMLEKAVPRSF, from the exons atggcatcaaaag GTTTTCCCAGCAAGAAACGAGGAGTCAAATCTTCTTCTGAGTTAATTTCAGATCGTGCAGATCCAAAGGACCATGATGTGATACGATCTAGAGCGCATATAGAAAGGAAGGAGAGATCCTATTTCATGGCTAACGGCAATCAGCAAACAAAAATTTCAAAGCATACACCTAGCGCCTACATTTCAGATGTCAAAGGTTTGCTTTCTACTGGAGTCCTAGATGGATTATCTGTGACATACAAGAAGGATGAG GGAAAGATTCATGGAATTATAAGCTTTGCTGGGTATCGGTGTGGTTGTTCCTCATGTAACTATAACAAA GTACTTTCTGCTCTTGAATTTGAGAAGCATGCTGGGGTGACTTCAAAAAACCAAAATGATCACATATTTTTGGACAATGGGATAAGTATATATAAGCTTGTGAGAAATCTGAAGAATAGACATATCAAGCTTGGTTCACTTGATAAAGTGATAGAAAAAGAGTTTCAAATTCAACCCAATAAGGAGCATTTTGAGAATTGGAAAG CATCATTTCAAGTGAATATAAATCAGAAGGAAACAAACAAAGATGTGGATGAGACCCAACTTAATCATCTGGAAACTCGTACTGCAGATCACTCAGTTCAAGG CTTGTTCGGGGTAGCTGTAAGAAGTGGCACGAATTCAGCTCGGGATGTCACTATGAAGTCGAGCTCTTCAAGACCACTGGAAGAATACTGCCATTCACTAGTTTCAAGTGTCACTCCAAGTTCCAAATACTTGTGGTCAACTGTAGAAGACAATGCTCATATAGGTTCAAATTTTATCAGCAATTTTAGATCACTAGGATCTACAGAAAACAGTGGTGATCTAACACCAAATGTTTGCATGAAGCCTAGCTTTCCAGTGCCACCCAGCAATGGAATTACTCATGTAGCTTCAAGTCTTAACGAAAATTCCATCTACCCACAGCTAGGTATGGTTGGCATCATTAATTCGGTTCTTCCTATGAAGACTAGTCCCTTAGGGCTTGCTAAAGAAATTTCTCATACAACCCCAAGATTCACTGTGGAATCTATTTTTTTAAGGCCAGCTGAATATGAGTTTGGATCAGATCCTATTATGACCATGGAAACTAGTTCCTTTCAGACAGTTATAGAAGCAAGTGCACATCTGGCATCAAATGTTGCTTCAAATGTTTGCTCCTCAAATTCAGGTTTAGAAGATCAAAATTATCCAGATCCAGTCATGGATGAGCTGCTCTCATTAACGCAACCTACTGATGTAGTTTCAGAGATCACTTTGAATCAAAGCTCATCAGGTCCAGCAAATGAAAATGATATTGATCCAACTCCAACTATCTTTACAGAACCTGGCTCATCAGTGCCTGCTGTTCAAGAAAGCGCTCATCTTTTCTCAGGTTTATCTTCAAGTCTTTGCAAAGATTCAGATCTCCCAGAACATGATGCATGTATTAAACAGTTACAGAGCTTATGCATCTTGGATGATCAATCACGGTTGGCAAAAAG GATGTTGACATTGCCAGATTTACCTTATTTGTCAAATTCCAATGGCAACCAGCTGAAACTTAATGTTACAGCCCAAGGTGGTTCAAAGCAAAG ggATTGCAGTTTGCACCAATTGATTTTCAAGGAAAATGGTCTTCCAAATGGATCTAAATTGGCTTACTGTGTAAAGGGAGAG AAAATAAAAACAGGTTATAAATTTCGAAATGGTTTAATATGTGATTGCTGCAATGTAGAG ATGAGCCCTTCACAGTTTGAAGTTCATGCTGGATTCCATAAAAGGCGCCAACC CTACCGCCATATATATACTTCTGACGGGATAACACTGCATGAATTATCGATTGCTCTGTTTAATAGTCGGAACTTGACTTCGAGCTGCAGTGAGATGTCATGCACAATTTGTGGAACTGGTGGAGAACTGGTCAGCTGTGATGGTTGCACTAAGTCCTTTCACACAG TTTGCTTGGAACTACAGAGTGTTCCTGATAGTGGATGGTACTGTTCCTGTTGCATGGATCTCAGAGTTAGATCTGGTTCTGCAATTCCATCTTCAGGTGCTATCAGATCATATAAGCTTCGGTCAAGACTTATACTTAAGGCTGAAACAGATCAACTTCTTTGTTGCACCCTCTGCAA GGATAGCTCCTTCATTCTCAATGTTTTTGATGCAAAAACAATTATATTCTGTGCGCAA TGTGAAAGAGAATACCATATTGGTTGCTTAAAGTATCATGGAGTTTGTGATCTAAAG GAAGTCCCAATGGAGTGCAATTGGTTTTGCTGTGAAGATTGTGATGTAATCCATGCTTCTTTGCGAAAATTAGTCAATAATGGAGAAAATTTTGTGCCTTACTGGCTATTGAGTATGCTCAAGAGAAACAGTTCACTTGGAGAATTTGCTGATGACAGAGAAGCTGATATCCATTGGCAGATTTTAAGTGGAAAATATGTGAGAGATGATTTGCTGTTTCATAAGATCATTGGACTTTTTCAT GAAGCATTTGATCCTATAGTTGAAGGAGGCCAGGACTTACTATCTGCTATGGTTCACGC TGAAGATGTGGCAGGCAAACTGCTTGGAGGAGTATATTGTACAATCATAACTGTAAA GTCAGTCATCATATCAGCTGGTCTTTTTAGGGTATTCGGTCGGAATGTTGCAGAACTTCCATTGGTAGTCACCCATGAAAAATACCGCGGAAAG GGATACTTTCGAGTTCTATTTTCTCTAGTTGAGCGAGTACTGTATCATTTGGAAGTCGATCACCTGATAGTTCCTGCCAGCAAGGAAGTCCAGTCTCTATGGAAGGACAAGCTTGGGTTC
- the LOC135615791 gene encoding cation/H(+) antiporter 20-like, translating to MAVNITAIKTSSNGVWQGDNPLHFAFPLLIVQTTIVLLVSRSLSFLLKPLRQPKVIAEIIGGILLGPSALGRNKTYLHNVFPAWSEPILETVASIGLLFFLFLVGLELDLHSIRSSGRRAFSIAAAGISLPFACGVGIAFVLRHVVSGADEAGYGAFLVFMGVALSITAFPVLARILAELRLLNTQLGETAMAAAAFNDLAAWVLLALAVAISGSSSSGSHRSPMVSIWVLLTGLVFVSIQMVVVRPAMAWAARRTESGGGESEVWVALTLAGVLVSGFFTDFIGIHSIFGAFIFGLTVPKEGDFARRLTERIEDFVSVLLLPLYFASSGLKTNVASIKDATSWGILALVICTACVGKIVGTFVAAMACRMEAREAITMGVLMNTKGLVELIVLNIGRERKVLNDEVFAIMVLMALFTTFITTPSVMAIYKPARAGRYTHEHRKLHRSASSSVPYPKELRVLACVHGPRDAPSLISLLDTIRGADTNRCPLKLYVLNLVELTDRPSSIVMARRSGLTFRLRREARDQVALAFDAYGQLGRVHVRSTTTVSSMAAMHEDVRDVAEQKRVSLLIVPFHKHQHRRDGAVENAGPARRAVNQRVMREAPCSVAVLVDRGFSGGRQVGSAEVAREICVVFFGGPDDREALALAGRMAQHPGVRVTAVRFVPEKKGDVERPSVTLRPSPLKNADESYTFSTAVMDRQREKEMDEAAVAAFRKKTEGGTARYEKRPAGNVIEAVLKIGKSGEFELVVVGKGRFPTSMVAEIAEQPAEHPELGPVGDMLASSSHGIASSVLVIQQHDMLHSEETPVSVVVDAESAVVDIVDTYDTPFPTSMVAEIAEQPAEHPELGPVGDMLASSTPPIHPTNWIHPAK from the exons ATGGCGGTCAATATTACTGCCATCAAGACGTCGTCGAACGGAGTGTGGCAGGGCGACAACCCCCTCCACTTCGCCTTCCCTCTGCTCATAGTCCAGACCACCATCGTCCTCCTCGTCAGCCGctccctctccttcctcctcaaaCCCTTGCGGCAGCCCAAAGTCATAGCCGAAATCATC GGTGGGATTCTGCTGGGCCCTTCAGCCCTCGGCCGCAACAAGACGTACTTGCACAATGTCTTCCCCGCGTGGAGCGAGCCCATCCTCGAGACCGTGGCGAGCATCGGCCTCCTATTCTTCCTCTTCTTGGTCGGGCTCGAGCTCGACCTCCACTCTATCCGCAGCAGCGGCCGTCGCGCCttctccatcgccgccgccggCATCTCGCTCCCCTTCGCCTGCGGCGTCGGCATAGCCTTCGTCCTCCGCCATGTCGTTTCCGGCGCCGACGAGGCCGGGTATGGCGCCTTCCTCGTCTTCATGGGTGTTGCGCTGTCTATCACGGCTTTCCCCGTCCTCGCGCGTATCCTCGCCGAGCTCAGGCTGCTCAACACCCAGCTCGGGGAGACCGCCATGGCGGCCGCGGCCTTCAACGACCTCGCCGCGTGGGTCCTCCTCGCTCTAGCCGTCGCCATCtcgggcagcagcagcagcgggagcCACCGGAGTCCGATGGTGTCAATCTGGGTCCTCCTCACCGGCCTCGTGTTCGTGTCCATACAGATGGTGGTAGTGAGGCCCGCGATGGCGTGGGCGGCGAGAAGGACCGAGAGCGGAGGAGGGGAGAGCGAGGTTTGGGTCGCCCTCACTCTCGCCGGAGTTCTCGTGTCAGGATTCTTCACGGACTTCATCGGCATCCACTCCATCTTCGGGGCGTTCATCTTCGGCCTCACGGTGCCAAAGGAGGGCGACTTCGCCAGGAGACTAACGGAGAGGATCGAGGACTTCGTGTcggtgctgctgctgccgctgtacTTCGCATCAAGCGGGCTGAAGACGAACGTGGCAAGCATCAAAGACGCAACATCGTGGGGCATTCTAGCTCTGGTGATATGCACCGCGTGCGTGGggaaaatagttgggacattcgtGGCTGCCATGGCGTGCAGAATGGAAGCGAGGGAGGCGATTACGATGGGGGTGCTCATGAACACCAAGGGCCTGGTCGAGCTCATCGTTCTCAACATCGGCAGAGAAAGAAAG GTGCTCAACGATGAAGTTTTCGCCATCATGGTTCTGATGGCGCTCTTCACTACCTTCATCACTACCCCCAGCGTCATGGCCATCTACAAGCCCGCCCGCGCCGGACGCTACACCCATGAACATCGCAAGCTTCAccgctccgcctcctcctccgtcCCCTATCCCAAGGAGCTCCGTGTGCTTGCTTGCGTCCACGGCCCCCGTGACGCCCCCTCCCTCATCAGCCTCCTCGACACCATTCGTGGCGCCGACACCAACCGGTGCCCTCTCAAGCTTTACGTGCTAAACCTCGTCGAGCTTACCGACCGCCCCTCCTCCATCGTCATGGCCCGCCGCAGTGGCCTCACATTCCGCCTCCGCCGGGAGGCCCGGGACCAGGTCGCCCTCGCCTTCGACGCTTACGGCCAGCTCGGCCGCGTCCACGTCCGCTCCACGACCACCGTCTCCTCCATGGCCGCCATGCACGAGGACGTCCGCGACGTCGCTGAGCAGAAGCGCGTCTCCCTCCTCATCGTCCCTTTCCACAAGCACCAGCACCGCCGCGACGGCGCCGTGGAGAATGCCGGGCCCGCTCGGCGAGCTGTCAACCAGAGGGTCATGAGGGAGGCCCCTTGCTCCGTTGCCGTACTCGTGGACCGGGGCTTCAGCGGCGGAAGACAGGTGGGGTCGGCCGAGGTCGCGCGCGAGATCTGCGTCGTCTTCTTCGGCGGGCCCGACGACCGGGAGGCGTTGGCGCTCGCCGGGAGGATGGCGCAGCACCCTGGCGTGCGGGTCACCGCAGTGAGATTCGTGCCCGAGAAGAAGGGCGACGTGGAGCGGCCCAGCGTCACTCTCAGGCCGTCGCCACTGAAGAACGCCGACGAGAGCTAcaccttctccaccgccgtcaTGGACCGCCAGCGAGAAAAG GAAATGGACGAGGCGGCCGTGGCAGCATTCCGGAAAAAGACGGAGGGGGGGACAGCGAGGTACGAGAAAAGGCCGGCAGGGAACGTGATAGAGGCAGTCCTGAAGATTGGGAAGAGCGGGGAGTTCGAGCTGGTGGTGGTGGGGAAGGGGCGGTTCCCGACGTCGATGGTGGCGGAAATCGCCGAACAGCCAGCAGAGCATCCGGAGTTGGGGCCCGTCGGCGACATGCTGGCCTCGTCGAGCCACGGAATCGCCTCATCGGTGCTGGTGATCCAGCAGCACGACATGCTCCATTCCGAGGAGACTCCGGTGTCCGTGGTTGTCGACGCTGAATCCGCGGTGGTGGATATCGTCGACACCTATGATACACCCTTCCCGACGTCGATGGTGGCGGAAATCGCCGAACAGCCAGCAGAGCATCCGGAGTTGGGGCCCGTCGGCGACATGCTGGCCTCGTCGACACCTCCGATACACCCGACTAACTGGATACACCCAGCTAAATAG
- the LOC135581547 gene encoding actin-depolymerizing factor 2: MANAASGMAVNDDCKLKFLELKAKRTYRFVIFKIDEKQKEVVVEKVGEPSSSYEDFAASLPTDECRYAIYDFDFVTEENLQKSKIFFIAWSPDSSRVRSKMLYASSKDRFKRELDGIQVELQATDPTEMGLDVFRSRAN, encoded by the exons ATG GCAAACGCGGCATCTGGAATGGCAGTCAACGACGACTGCAAGCTTAAATTCTTGGAATTGAAGGCGAAAAGAACTTACCGTTTCGTAATATTCAAGATCGACGAGAAGCAGAAGGAGGTCGTTGTGGAGAAGGTCGGCGAGCCCTCCTCGAGCTATGAGGATTTTGCTGCCAGCCTCCCTACCGATGAATGCAGATATGCTATATATGACTTTGATTTTGTGACTGAAGAGAACTTGCAAAAGAGTAAGATCTTTTTTATTGCATG GTCCCCTGACTCCTCAAGAGTGAGAAGCAAGATGCTTTATGCAAGCTCCAAGGACAGATTCAAGAGGGAGTTGGATGGTATCCAGGTCGAACTGCAAGCAACTGATCCTACGGAGATGGGCCTCGATGTCTTTAGAAGCCGTGCAAATTGA
- the LOC103989754 gene encoding histone H2B codes for MAPKAEKKPAEKKPAAAEKPAEEKEKKSVAEKAPAEKKPKAGKRLPSKDGAASAGDKKKKKMKKGTETYKIYIFKVLKQVHPDIGISSKAMSIMNSFINDIFEKLAQEASRLARYNKKPTITSREIQTSVRLVLPGELAKHAVSEGTKAVTKFTSS; via the coding sequence ATGGCGCCCAAAGCTGAGAAGAAGCCGGCGGAGAAGAAGCCTGCTGCTGCTGAGAAGCCGGCcgaggaaaaggagaagaagtccGTGGCCGAGAAGGCTCCGGCGGAGAAGAAGCCAAAGGCCGGGAAGCGCCTCCCCTCCAAGGACGGCGCTGCCTCTGCCggcgacaagaagaagaagaagatgaagaaggggACCGAGACCTACAAGATCTACATCTTTAAGGTGCTCAAGCAGGTCCACCCGGACATCGGCATCTCCAGCAAGGCCATGTCCATTATGAACTCCTTCATCAACGACATCTTTGAGAAGCTCGCTCAGGAGGCCTCTCGTCTCGCCCGCTACAACAAGAAGCCCACCATCACCTCTCGCGAGATCCAGACCTCCGTCCGACTCGTCCTCCCCGGTGAGCTTGCCAAGCACGCGGTCTCTGAGGGCACCAAGGCTGTCACTAAGTTTACCAGCTCTTGA